The following coding sequences lie in one Monomorium pharaonis isolate MP-MQ-018 chromosome 1, ASM1337386v2, whole genome shotgun sequence genomic window:
- the LOC105839532 gene encoding uncharacterized protein LOC105839532 yields MNSDNIDENILSLYNAQKWEEIVALSSANDDFKSSRLSWVLPDLSDLYWINDIVQKYDLSGIVSIGCGSGLLEWLLQKCSGLDVLGIELDSSWWNSKYSPPKLLKNIIFVEDESINFKVPKRYAMLFCYFNNCTAFCNYIENYKGNLIFVIGPAQGINRTTDPLPFDKKFKKYNWKLVKQKKCVCSNNYITAYSNK; encoded by the exons atGAATAGTGACAATATcgatgaaaatattctttcattATATAATGCTCAAAAGTGGGAAGAGATTGTTGCTTTATCTTCCGCAAATGATGATTTTAAGTCCAGTAGATTATCATGGGTGTTGCCTGATCTGAGTGATTTGTATTGGATTAACGATATCGTACAGAAGTATGATTTATCTGGAATTGTAAGCATTGGTTGTGGTAGTGGATTATTAGAGTGGTTACTGCAAAAATGTTCAG gattGGATGTTCTAGGTATAGAATTGGATAGTTCTTGGTGGAACAGCAAATATTCTCCaccgaaattattaaaaaatattatctttgttGAAGATgagtcaataaattttaaagtgcCAAAACGATACGCGATGttattttgttactttaacaaTTGTACAGCATTCTGTAACtatatagaaaattacaagggtaatttaatttttgttattggaCCTGCACAAGGAATCAATCGTACAACAGATCCATTgccttttgataaaaaatttaaaaaatataattggaaattagtaaagcaaaaaaaatgtgtatgttccaataattatattactgcatatagtaataaataa
- the LOC105839529 gene encoding origin recognition complex subunit 1, with protein MARFKKCTEKDISVLLETSSDSSEDLDKSYVPTKTTDDDSLSDSDKILNNNKHFLLRTNALQKEQASLRLKLRRSTEQSMYKIDTESDDEKPKRLTRNTKRHLKSLQENQMPRKGTRMIKLPKRYSEYEYYSPKSQTSVLQKDQINYNEKTLFLDSLDTCNTRKQKINKHVKINMQKSDNDHSSDCVCVDFIPKTPSTRSKIKFKKQNCAHFVEHVNNDATPKVYRTRSKYESSSVNKESKKDNVDKSQSNRIHFETKKNVSLEDTLKRLKIEKNCKTILTVSNKCESICKDESKNKTDKIEVVHKVNKHLSVKTNQRNPDAIESSVLQNGLSTPKVRVSLKQGSLTPSMKMRTDILAKPITPLQEIRTRLHVSAVPKSLPCREEEFNNIYTFIESKLMDKSGGSIYINGVPGTGKTATVNEVVKCLKRSVEKDKLDYFDFVEINGMKLSEPRQAYVQILKQLSGKILTWEQAYNMLEKKFNNNTKRPMTLLLVDELDLLCTKRQDVIYNLLDWPTKASARLVVVTIANTMDLPERVLMGRVTSRLGLTRVTFEPYNYKQLYEIVLTRLKNTDIFENEIIQLIARKVSAVSGDARRALDICRRVAEITETRNNSTVSVQDVNDALSEMIINPKVQAIKHCSKFEQIFLQAVCVEVKRIGVEEVCFINVYRQFDSLCSFDGHKAPNITQTLDICAKLGDYRLLICEYSGSDIHQKILLNISKDEMHYALQKVNSD; from the exons ATGGCTAGATTTAAGAAATGCACGGAAAAAGATATATCTGTGTTACTTGAAACAAGTTCAGATTCAAGTGAAGATTTAGACAAGTCCTATGTTCCAACAAAGACCACAGACGATGATTCTCTTTCTGATTCGGATAAAATTCTGAACAACAATAAACACTTCTTATTACGAACTAATGCATTgcaaaaagaacaggcctcaTTGCGTCTAAAATTGAGGCGCTCTACAGAACAGAGTATGTACAAAATAGACACTGAATCTGATGATGAAAAACCTAAGAGATTAACCAGAAATACAAAACGCCATTTGAAAAGTTTGCAGGAAAATCAAATGCCACGCAAGGGCACAAGAATGATAAAGTTACCTAAAAGATACTCagaatatgaatattattctCCTAAATCACAAACATCTGTTTTACAGAaagatcaaattaattataacgagAAGACACTATTTTTAGATTCATTAGACACTTGTAAtacaagaaaacaaaaaattaataaacatgtaaaaatcAACATGCAAAAAAGTGATAACGATCACAGTTCAGATTGTGTTTGTGTTGATTTCATTCCAAAAACACCGTCCACaagatcaaaaataaaatttaaaaaacaaaattgtgcTCATTTTGTGGAACATGTCAATAATGATGCTACTCCTAAGGTTTACAGAACTAGATCGAAATATGAATCTTCCTCTGTAAATAAAGAAtcaaaaaaagataatgtaGATAAATCACAAAGTAACAGAATACATTttgagacaaaaaaaaatgtttcactcGAAGATACTCTTAAAAGAttgaaaattgagaaaaattgcaAGACTATTTTAACTGTGTCTAATAAATGTGAATCAATATGCAAAGATGAGAGTAAGAATAAAACTGATAAGATTGAAGTTGTACACAAagttaataaacatttatctgTAAAAACTAATCAAAGGAATCCTGATGCTATCGAATCATCAGTGTTACAGAATGGTTTGAGCACTCCAAAGGTTCGTGTGTCGTTGAAACAAGGTTCATTGACACCATCCATGAAAATGAGAACTGATATCTTAGCTAAACCAATTACACCATTGCAAGAAATCAGAACTAGATTGCACGTTAGTGCAGTGCCTAAATCATTGCCTTGCAGAGAGGAAgagtttaataacatttatacattCATAGAAAGCAAGCTAATGGACAAAAGCGGAGG gagcatttatataaatggtGTACCAGGTACAGGAAAAACTGCTACTGTAAATGAAGTTGTCAAATGTTTAAAGAGATCTGTGGAGAAAGATAAATTAGactattttgattttgttgaaattaatGGGATGAAATTATCTGAGCCTAGACAGGCCTACGTGCAGATTCTGAAGCAATTATCTGGTAAAATTCTAACATGGGAACAAGCATATAATATgttagaaaagaaatttaataacaatactaAGAGGCCAATGACATTGCTACTTGTAGATGAG cttgatttattatgtacaaaaCGACAggatgtaatatataatctgTTGGACTGGCCTACAAAAGCTTCTGCTCGATTAGTAGTTGTTACAATTGCCAATACTATGGATCTTCCAGAAAGAGTTTTAATGGGTAGAGTCACGTCGCGATTAGGTCTTACCCGAGTAACTTTCGAaccatataattataaacaattgtaTGAGATAGTATTAACCAGGCTTAAAAATAccgatatttttgaaaatgaaattatacaaTTGATTGCACG taAGGTGTCCGCAGTATCAGGCGACGCTCGTCGCGCTTTGGACATTTGTCGTAGAGTGGCAGAAATTACTGAAACACGCAATAATAGTACAGTGAGCGTACAAGATGTAAATGACGCTCTGTCAGAGATGATAATAAATCCAAAAGTTCAAGCGATAAAACATTGTTCAAAATTTGAGCAAATATTCTTGCAAGCTGTATGTGTAGAAGTCAAACGAATTGGTGTGGAAGAAGtttgtttcataaatgtttataggCAGTTTGACTCTTTATGTTCTTTCGATG GTCACAAAGCTCCTAATATTACTCAAACTCTTGATATTTGCGCAAAATTAGGTGATTATAGACTATTGATATGTGAATATTCAGGAAGCGATATAcatcagaaaattttattgaatatatcaaAGGACGAGATGCATTATGCATTGCAGAAAGTTAATTCTgattaa
- the LOC105838458 gene encoding NADP-dependent malic enzyme isoform X1 translates to MFVLQRSILSASSRNYGGSWTRALPPLHIAVKDVQQRDIHEVSGDVVPINMVKGIGHLRDPRLNKGLAFTLKERIALGIHGLQPPRFKTQEEQLALCKASVMKYSEDLNRYLYLVELQERNERLFFRLLSENIEQMMPIVYTPTVGLACQKFGVIYRRPRGLFITIYDKGHIYEILNNWPEQAVRAICVTDGERILGLGDLGACGMGIPVGKLALYTALAGIKPHQCLPITIDVGTNNEQLRNDPHYIGLNKPRSQGAEYDELIDEFMAACVQKYGQNVLIQFEDFGNHNAFRFLDKYRDKYCTFNDDIQGTAAVAVAGILASQRITKKRMGDNKFVFLGAGEAAIGIADLCVKAMQVDGCTQQQARDNIWMMDIDGLLVKNRPEGNLEGHKIWYAKDHKVMKTLIEVVKEIKPTVLIGAAAATGAFTPEVLREMAKNNERPLIFALSNPTSKAECTAQQAYDHTDGRCVFSSGSPFGEVTYNGKTYKPGQGNNAYIFPGIALGVIATGVHHITEDLFLISAQTVADHVKNEDLERGSVYPPLNSIRECSIDIAVKIADYAYAKGGLASEYPEPKDKRKFIISKMYDANYDSPLPNLYEWPGDYAKPRILPEKDTVEIRHNLKHL, encoded by the exons ATGTTCGTCCTGCAGAGATCTATATT ATCGGCCAGTAGCAGAAACTATGGAGGATCATGGACACGTGCGCTGCCACCTTTGCATATTGCCGTGAAGGACGTTCAACAAAGAGACATTCACGAAGTTTCGGGAGATGTGGTACCAATAAATATGGTAAAGGGTATCGGTCATCTCAGAGATCCTAGACTGAATAAG GGCCTGGCGTTCACTCTGAAAGAAAGAATAGCTCTTGGGATACATGGATTGCAGCCACCTAGATTTAAGACACAGGAGGAACAGCTGGCTCTATGCAAAGCCTCAGTAATGAAATACTCAGAGGATTTGAATCGATATTTATATCTTGTGGAGCTTCAG GAGAGGAacgaaagattattttttcgcCTGTTAAGCGAAAACATCGAGCAGATGATGCCAATTGTCTATACACCTACTGTCGGTTTGGCTTGCCAAAAGTTCGGTGTGATATATCGTAGACCTCGCGGACTTTTCATTACTATATATGATAAGGGCCATATTTACGAGATCTTGAATAATTG GCCAGAACAAGCTGTGCGGGCAATCTGCGTAACAGATGGCGAGCGAATTTTAGGTCTCGGCGACCTCGGAGCTTGCGGCATGGGTATCCCCGTTGGAAAACTAGCGCTCTATACAGCTCTGGCTGGCATTAAACCGCATCAATGTCTCCCGATCACTATTGATGTAGGCACTAATAATGAACAACTAAGAAACGATCCTCACTACATTGGTCTTAATAAGCCTAGAAGCCAAGGTGCTGAGTATGATGAATTAATCGATGAATTTATGGCTGCCTGCGTGCAAAAGTACGGACAAAACGTTCTTATTCAA TTTGAAGACTTTGGGAACCACAATGCCTTCCGTTTCTTAGACAAATACAGAgataaatattgcacattcAACGATGATATACAAGGAACAGCTGCGGTTGCAGTGGCTGGAATTTTAGCGTCACAAAGGATAACTAAAAAGAGAATGGGAGATAATAAGTTTGTTTTCCTAGGTGCTGGAGAG GCAGCTATTGGAATAGCTGATCTTTGTGTCAAAGCAATGCAGGTTGACGGTTGCACGCAACAGCAAGCACGCGACAATATTTGGATGATGGACATCGACGGGTTACTCGTGAAAAATCGTCCCGAGGGTAATTTGGAAGGTCACAAGATCTGGTATGCGAAAGACCACAAAGTGATGAAGACGTTAATCGAAGTTGTGAAAGAGATCAAACCTACTGTCCTGATAG GCGCTGCAGCGGCAACGGGAGCATTTACTCCCGAAGTTCTAAGAGAAATGGCGAAAAACAACGAAAGGCCTTTGATCTTTGCTTTAAGTAATCCAACTAGTAAGGCTGAATGCACAGCGCAGCAGGCGTACGATCACACCGAT GGTAGATGCGTATTCTCTTCGGGCTCGCCATTCGGCGAAGTAACATATAATGGGAAAACGTACAAGCCTGGACAGGGAAATAACGCATACATCTTCCCTGGTATTGCTTTAGGCGTTATCGCTACCGGCGTGCATCACATCACTGAAGATTTGTTCTTGATTTCGGCGCAGACTGTCGCCGATCACGTGAAAAATGAGGATCTCGAAAGGGGTAGCGTGTATCCACCGTTAAATAGTATTCGTGAATGTTCTATCGACATAGCAGTTAAAATAGCCGATTATGCCTACGCCAAAG GTGGTTTGGCAAGCGAATATCCAGAGCCGAAAGACAAGCGAAAATTCATCATAAGTAAGATGTACGACGCCAATTACGATAGTCCACTGCCAAATCTATACGAATGGCCGGGTGATTATGCTAAACCGCGTATTTTGCCGGAAaa AGACACAGTAGAAATCCGTCATAATTTAAAACACCTATAA
- the LOC105838458 gene encoding NADP-dependent malic enzyme isoform X2, giving the protein MFVLQRSILSASSRNYGGSWTRALPPLHIAVKDVQQRDIHEVSGDVVPINMVKGIGHLRDPRLNKGLAFTLKERIALGIHGLQPPRFKTQEEQLALCKASVMKYSEDLNRYLYLVELQERNERLFFRLLSENIEQMMPIVYTPTVGLACQKFGVIYRRPRGLFITIYDKGHIYEILNNWPEQAVRAICVTDGERILGLGDLGACGMGIPVGKLALYTALAGIKPHQCLPITIDVGTNNEQLRNDPHYIGLNKPRSQGAEYDELIDEFMAACVQKYGQNVLIQFEDFGNHNAFRFLDKYRDKYCTFNDDIQGTAAVAVAGILASQRITKKRMGDNKFVFLGAGEAAIGIADLCVKAMQVDGCTQQQARDNIWMMDIDGLLVKNRPEGNLEGHKIWYAKDHKVMKTLIEVVKEIKPTVLIGAAAATGAFTPEVLREMAKNNERPLIFALSNPTSKAECTAQQAYDHTDGRCVFSSGSPFGEVTYNGKTYKPGQGNNAYIFPGIALGVIATGVHHITEDLFLISAQTVADHVKNEDLERGSVYPPLNSIRECSIDIAVKIADYAYAKGGLASEYPEPKDKRKFIISKMYDANYDSPLPNLYEWPGDYAKPRILPEKL; this is encoded by the exons ATGTTCGTCCTGCAGAGATCTATATT ATCGGCCAGTAGCAGAAACTATGGAGGATCATGGACACGTGCGCTGCCACCTTTGCATATTGCCGTGAAGGACGTTCAACAAAGAGACATTCACGAAGTTTCGGGAGATGTGGTACCAATAAATATGGTAAAGGGTATCGGTCATCTCAGAGATCCTAGACTGAATAAG GGCCTGGCGTTCACTCTGAAAGAAAGAATAGCTCTTGGGATACATGGATTGCAGCCACCTAGATTTAAGACACAGGAGGAACAGCTGGCTCTATGCAAAGCCTCAGTAATGAAATACTCAGAGGATTTGAATCGATATTTATATCTTGTGGAGCTTCAG GAGAGGAacgaaagattattttttcgcCTGTTAAGCGAAAACATCGAGCAGATGATGCCAATTGTCTATACACCTACTGTCGGTTTGGCTTGCCAAAAGTTCGGTGTGATATATCGTAGACCTCGCGGACTTTTCATTACTATATATGATAAGGGCCATATTTACGAGATCTTGAATAATTG GCCAGAACAAGCTGTGCGGGCAATCTGCGTAACAGATGGCGAGCGAATTTTAGGTCTCGGCGACCTCGGAGCTTGCGGCATGGGTATCCCCGTTGGAAAACTAGCGCTCTATACAGCTCTGGCTGGCATTAAACCGCATCAATGTCTCCCGATCACTATTGATGTAGGCACTAATAATGAACAACTAAGAAACGATCCTCACTACATTGGTCTTAATAAGCCTAGAAGCCAAGGTGCTGAGTATGATGAATTAATCGATGAATTTATGGCTGCCTGCGTGCAAAAGTACGGACAAAACGTTCTTATTCAA TTTGAAGACTTTGGGAACCACAATGCCTTCCGTTTCTTAGACAAATACAGAgataaatattgcacattcAACGATGATATACAAGGAACAGCTGCGGTTGCAGTGGCTGGAATTTTAGCGTCACAAAGGATAACTAAAAAGAGAATGGGAGATAATAAGTTTGTTTTCCTAGGTGCTGGAGAG GCAGCTATTGGAATAGCTGATCTTTGTGTCAAAGCAATGCAGGTTGACGGTTGCACGCAACAGCAAGCACGCGACAATATTTGGATGATGGACATCGACGGGTTACTCGTGAAAAATCGTCCCGAGGGTAATTTGGAAGGTCACAAGATCTGGTATGCGAAAGACCACAAAGTGATGAAGACGTTAATCGAAGTTGTGAAAGAGATCAAACCTACTGTCCTGATAG GCGCTGCAGCGGCAACGGGAGCATTTACTCCCGAAGTTCTAAGAGAAATGGCGAAAAACAACGAAAGGCCTTTGATCTTTGCTTTAAGTAATCCAACTAGTAAGGCTGAATGCACAGCGCAGCAGGCGTACGATCACACCGAT GGTAGATGCGTATTCTCTTCGGGCTCGCCATTCGGCGAAGTAACATATAATGGGAAAACGTACAAGCCTGGACAGGGAAATAACGCATACATCTTCCCTGGTATTGCTTTAGGCGTTATCGCTACCGGCGTGCATCACATCACTGAAGATTTGTTCTTGATTTCGGCGCAGACTGTCGCCGATCACGTGAAAAATGAGGATCTCGAAAGGGGTAGCGTGTATCCACCGTTAAATAGTATTCGTGAATGTTCTATCGACATAGCAGTTAAAATAGCCGATTATGCCTACGCCAAAG GTGGTTTGGCAAGCGAATATCCAGAGCCGAAAGACAAGCGAAAATTCATCATAAGTAAGATGTACGACGCCAATTACGATAGTCCACTGCCAAATCTATACGAATGGCCGGGTGATTATGCTAAACCGCGTATTTTGCCGGAAaa ATTATAA
- the LOC105838459 gene encoding RWD domain-containing protein 1 isoform X1, whose protein sequence is MDYKDEQHNEIEALESIYCGELEILATEPFYIFAIPIKTEEYERETVNGLSCRLEFTYTSKYPDEPLLISIVEQENFENGDDEKLKAHLMEQMNENLGMVMVFTLVSAAQEWLNVQWDEIKLRREETAAQKLKEEEEAERRRFEGTRVTVESFLSWKEKFDEEMGYTKRKELADREGKKLTGKELFMTDKTLDQSDLKFLDDGDAVKVDESLFQNLDDLDLDDDEDDPDYDPNISDDSA, encoded by the exons TTTTAGCGACGGaaccattttatatatttgccaTACCGATCAAGACAGAGGAATACGAACGTGAAACTGTTAATGGTCTCAGCTGTCGATTAGAGTTTACATATACATCTAAGTATCCAGATGAACCACTGCTCATTTCAATTGTGGAGCAAGAGAATTTCGAGAATGGTGACGACGAGAAGTTAAAGGCGCACCTGATGGAACAGATGAATGAGAATCTTGGAATGGTAATGGTTTTTACATTGGTCAGTGCAGCTCAAGAATGGCTCAATGTACAGTGGgacgaaataaaattgagGAGAGAAGAGACAGCGGCACAAAAGCtgaaagaggaagaggaggcaGAAAGG AGACGATTTGAAGGAACTCGCGTAACCGTGGAATCCTTCCTAAGTTGGAAAGAGAAATTTGATGAAGAAATGGGTTATACGAAACGGAAAGAATTGGCGGATCGCGAGGGCAAAAAATTAACAGGCAAGGAATTGTTTATGACCGACAAGACATTGGATCAGTCGGATCTTAAATTCTTAGACGATG GTGATGCTGTAAAAGTAGATGAGAGTTTGTTTCAAAACTTGGATGACTTGGATTTAGACGATGATGAAGATGACCCAGACTATGATCCAAATATCTCGGATGATAGTGCCTAA